From the genome of bacterium:
GTTGACGGCCAGTGGAGCCACAAAGTTACATACAAGGGCGAGACTGTATCCTCGATAACCGAGTGGTTTACTGGCACTTCGAGGAACACCTCCAAAATACTGTCCCACAATCATCTGCGAGGCGTCCTTCATCTTGGGACGCGGGTGCTCATTCCGTCGAGGCTGTTGCTTGCGGTCTTCAAGACTTCAAGGGGTCTCAGCAAGAAACCGAGCGGGCCGCTTTTGAGGTTCAAGCAAGATAAAAAGGGCAGATACGCGTCATACAGGCTGAAGAAGGGCGAGGCACTCTACACGAACGTCGTCGCCCGCTTCACCGGCCGGATTAGCCATGACGACGTGATGGATGCGGTTAAGAGGATCAAGGTGCGCAGCGGGATACGTGACGTCAAGCGCATCCCGGAGGGTTTTGAGGTCAAGATTCCTGTTGGTCTATTGCTGCCTCGGTATCTTCTAAAGAGCGATCCGCGGCGTTCGGCGTATGAGGCGAGCTTGAAGCAGCTGTCACGATATCGGAACGTCTTCTTGTCGCGAGACCTCGAGGGTGTGTATGTGATACTTGATCCGGGCCACGGTGGTAGTGACCCGGGGGCAATCAGCAGGAGGGGGATGTGCGAGGATGAATATGCTTATGACATTGCTTGTAGGATACGACGGCTTCTGAGGTCGCGGACGAGGGCGAAGGTCTATATGACGACATGGGATAAGAAGTCGGGCTACCGGGTCAGGGACTCAAGGTGGCTGCAACCAGACAAGAACGAGGTCTTGCTTACGACCCCAAGGTATCAAAACGGCGACGCAACGGTGTCAGCAAACTTGCGATGCTTCTTGGTTGCGTCGATCTACAAGAGTCTCCCTCGTTCAGTCAGAAAGGAGAACAGGGTCGTCTTCACGAGCGTGCACGCGGATTCGCTGTATCCAGAGCTGAGCGGCGCCACGATCTACATACCCGATGCACACCTATCGCGCACATCGCTCGACCGGAAGGGCGGGGTTTACGACCGGACGAAGGAGGTTCGCTCTTGTCGTCCGATCAAGACGACATATTGGCAACGGGTGCGTTCGGAGGGCTATTCGCGTTATCTCTCGTCTGAGCTGTTGGATGCATTGAAGAGGCGCAATGTGGCCACGCTTCCTTACAATCCTGTGAGAGACCGCGTAACACGAGGCAGACGAGAGTATGTTCCGGCGGTCATCTGTCATAATCCTGTGCCGACCAAGCTGTTGTTGGAGGTCGCGAATCTTCAGAACTCCAGCGATTGTCAACGGCTTATGAGCCCTGCCTACAGGGAGCGCATCGCGAGTGCCTATGTCGATGCGCTGCGTCGGTATTACGGTCGGAAGTCGCGATAGTCTTGTGGCTTGGAGATATGTGCCATAGGTTTCCTCAAAGCTTGGCTTTGGTAGGTTGTGTTATAGGCTGTGCAGTGGCGATTTGGACGTTGAAGCAGTGGAATTGGCCAGCTCGGCTGATGTGGCCCTGAAAGGGCCTGACGTGAGTAGCCCCGTGTGCAACGCGGGGTCATGGGCGTGCCCGAATCCGTCTTGGCGACCCTAACGGGTGCGAACAAGGGGTGCAGGCTGTAATCCCCGACAGGGGATACCGTGGGTAGCCGTGCGTGCAACGCAACGGGGAGGTTAGAAAGGGGGGGGATTGTGGCGCTATTCGCACCGTCAGGCTACGCCTGCGGCTACCCATGGTCTGCCCTTCGGGCAGGAGCTTCTGCTCTCCATCCGCGAGGCATCCGCAACGTTCCCCGCTCCAATCTGATTACTGGGGTCTAGTCGAGATATTGACAGCGCCACACTAAGGTGATTATATGCTGACAGTGATGTGAGCGGCGATATTAGTTGACATAACATGAACGCCCGATGGAGGGATGAGATGAAGAGTGAGAATCTAATCTCAATGTCTGAACGCTCCGAGAGTGTTCTGAAGGATGTTTTCAAGGGGGAATCGGCGTATCCGACGTTCAGCAGTGAGCTGAATTTGGTGCTGAGCGGTGGCCTGCTTCCGGGCAAGTTATATGCGATTGAGGGGCCGCCGGATGGGACGAAGTCGGCCTTTGCGGCGCTGTTGATGGACAAATTGGCAGCTGAGCATGAGCTTCCGGCGCTGTTCATCTCTTCAACCCTCTCAGCGAGGGAGCTTTACATTAGGAGCATATCGCGGCTATCTAGGGTGCATTCGGGCGAGATAGAGGGTCGGTCGTGGTTGATGCAGGACTGGCTGGCGGTGCATGGGCGAGACGCGGCCGCGCGGATCAAGGGCCGAATAAAGGACGCGGATGATGCCTATAGGAAGTTCGCTGACAAGATATTCATGGTTGAGGTTCCGGTGCAAGGCGGAATGCATATATCTGAGGTCAGGACCAGGCTCGAGCGTGTTCGGCAGCATTTCAAGGACGCGCGTGGTCTGCCAGAGCTTCCTGTTGCTGTTTTGATTATTGACACGCTTCGGGGGCTGCGCTACAAGCAGGAGGCTAAGGGTTCTGGAGAGCCGACGCGCGAGGAGACCATCTTGATACTCAAGGACCTCAGGGAGCTTGCGCACTCTTCAGGATGTCCGATCCTAGCACTGGTTGACGGCGCGGCGTTCGGGCGACTGTATATGAAGCTCGGCATGCTGCCGTCGTCGCTTGGCCATGAGCTCGGGTTCACCGCCTACCATGCTGACACAACGATTCTGATGGAAACAGAAGATACTCTGCTGTCCGACGCCATTCAGGAGCTGTATGACCGTGGCCAAGACAGGGATGCGGCGAAGCTCGAGGAGGCGCGCTCGAGGTTCCCGCTCAGCAACCCGAAGATAGGCCCTTATTTCCCAACCTATGCGAGGCTGCTCTTGTCAACGCGCGGCAC
Proteins encoded in this window:
- a CDS encoding N-acetylmuramoyl-L-alanine amidase — translated: MVLGLVNRKGRLIALLLLAFFAGLACLGHGSSRSTSVPAKISRGRSIYIEHRARSGDSYMLISRRWTGSGENWRTIKRYNGNRPLLAGAVCRIPYNLLSPKAQYLVIVNLFPLDKYVDGQWSHKVTYKGETVSSITEWFTGTSRNTSKILSHNHLRGVLHLGTRVLIPSRLLLAVFKTSRGLSKKPSGPLLRFKQDKKGRYASYRLKKGEALYTNVVARFTGRISHDDVMDAVKRIKVRSGIRDVKRIPEGFEVKIPVGLLLPRYLLKSDPRRSAYEASLKQLSRYRNVFLSRDLEGVYVILDPGHGGSDPGAISRRGMCEDEYAYDIACRIRRLLRSRTRAKVYMTTWDKKSGYRVRDSRWLQPDKNEVLLTTPRYQNGDATVSANLRCFLVASIYKSLPRSVRKENRVVFTSVHADSLYPELSGATIYIPDAHLSRTSLDRKGGVYDRTKEVRSCRPIKTTYWQRVRSEGYSRYLSSELLDALKRRNVATLPYNPVRDRVTRGRREYVPAVICHNPVPTKLLLEVANLQNSSDCQRLMSPAYRERIASAYVDALRRYYGRKSR
- a CDS encoding DnaB-like helicase C-terminal domain-containing protein, whose translation is MKSENLISMSERSESVLKDVFKGESAYPTFSSELNLVLSGGLLPGKLYAIEGPPDGTKSAFAALLMDKLAAEHELPALFISSTLSARELYIRSISRLSRVHSGEIEGRSWLMQDWLAVHGRDAAARIKGRIKDADDAYRKFADKIFMVEVPVQGGMHISEVRTRLERVRQHFKDARGLPELPVAVLIIDTLRGLRYKQEAKGSGEPTREETILILKDLRELAHSSGCPILALVDGAAFGRLYMKLGMLPSSLGHELGFTAYHADTTILMETEDTLLSDAIQELYDRGQDRDAAKLEEARSRFPLSNPKIGPYFPTYARLLLSTRGTGAVRNIYFIYLKAVCDFLDLAFKREAKKVYE